One segment of Micromonospora parathelypteridis DNA contains the following:
- a CDS encoding golvesin C-terminal-like domain-containing protein, translated as MATIPWLVDVLRAAGVQVVVEGDWLNRMRPGSFDPIGVLWHHTASTSSASNPHPALGICINGRSDLPGPLCQALVDYNGVFHVISAGRCNHAGVSGGSGPIPAGDGNTLMIGWEIDYNGVNQEMTTAQYNASLAATAAVLTRLGRDSSYARGHRETSTTGKIDPSFIDLNVMRADVAAKMAGGTAWSSTVDNTTSGRFTASANWGVSTYSSQRYGADYRYADPVAASDPAWYRFNVPAAGNYRVEAWWPANSGYNSAAPYIVATSSGNQTVHVDQRVTGGQWRVLGTFTLPAGDANRVAVSRWSNAAGLVIADAVRLTRV; from the coding sequence ATGGCGACGATCCCCTGGCTGGTGGACGTGCTGCGCGCCGCCGGAGTCCAGGTCGTCGTCGAGGGCGACTGGCTCAACCGGATGCGACCGGGCTCCTTCGACCCGATCGGGGTGCTCTGGCACCACACCGCCTCGACCTCCAGCGCCAGCAATCCCCACCCGGCGCTCGGCATCTGCATCAACGGCCGGTCCGACCTGCCCGGCCCGCTGTGTCAGGCGCTTGTCGACTACAACGGCGTCTTCCACGTCATCTCGGCCGGCCGCTGCAACCACGCCGGAGTCAGCGGCGGCAGCGGACCGATCCCAGCCGGGGACGGCAACACCCTCATGATCGGGTGGGAGATCGACTACAACGGCGTCAACCAGGAGATGACCACCGCGCAGTACAACGCGTCGCTCGCCGCCACCGCCGCCGTGCTCACCCGGTTGGGTCGCGACAGCAGCTACGCCCGGGGGCACCGGGAAACCAGCACCACCGGCAAGATCGACCCTTCCTTCATCGACCTGAACGTGATGCGGGCCGACGTGGCGGCGAAGATGGCCGGCGGAACGGCCTGGTCCTCCACCGTCGACAACACCACCAGCGGCCGGTTCACCGCCAGCGCCAACTGGGGCGTGTCGACGTACTCCAGCCAGCGGTACGGCGCCGACTACCGGTACGCGGACCCGGTCGCCGCCAGCGACCCCGCCTGGTACCGGTTCAACGTCCCGGCGGCGGGCAACTACCGGGTCGAGGCCTGGTGGCCGGCCAACTCCGGCTACAACAGCGCGGCCCCGTACATCGTCGCCACCAGCAGCGGCAACCAGACCGTCCACGTCGACCAGCGGGTGACCGGCGGGCAGTGGCGGGTCCTCGGCACGTTCACGCTGCCGGCCGGGGACGCCAACCGGGTGGCGGTGAGCCGGTGGAGCAACGCCGCCGGTCTCGTCATCGCCGACGCTGTCCGACTCACCCGGGTCTGA
- a CDS encoding pectate lyase has product MHKRRFPGRRPLLLALGAGLTAAALTAGMTSAFAATVFSDDFNDGNTSGWSKSGGTWSVDGSGVLNQSNAGSELARQFAGQTSWTDYSVQARVRPASFGSSSALVGLAARSASSTKMYRLALLGSGRAELQAVNGSNITAIGSASLGIGTGTWYTLRIEASGSTIRGFVNGTQIASGSNSLAGAGRIGLVTAYASGGFDDVTVDSSGGGTPTTPPPTTTSPSTPRPTTPGPTTSPPAGWPTPTSSQKVDATIAVSGTFDGGLKRYYGIGDGGQSESQDPMFELAAGATLRNVIIGAPAGDGVHCEGNCTLINVWWEDVGEDAATFRGGSTYTVDGGGARSASDKVFQHNGSGTVYIKNFRVENAGKLYRACGNCSTSYQRHVVIDNVIVRNTDAIAGINTNWGDTARFSRITIVGDPDRETSICVKYRGVPKGDEPTEIGEGADGVNCFYSPSDITYQ; this is encoded by the coding sequence GTGCACAAGAGACGATTCCCCGGCCGCCGACCACTCCTGCTGGCGCTGGGCGCCGGCCTGACCGCGGCGGCCCTCACCGCCGGCATGACCTCGGCCTTCGCCGCCACGGTCTTCAGCGACGACTTCAACGACGGCAACACCTCCGGCTGGTCCAAGTCGGGTGGCACCTGGTCGGTCGACGGCTCGGGCGTGCTCAACCAGTCCAACGCCGGCAGTGAGCTGGCCCGGCAGTTCGCCGGCCAGACCAGTTGGACCGACTACTCCGTCCAGGCACGGGTCCGGCCGGCGAGCTTCGGCTCGTCCAGCGCCCTCGTCGGGCTGGCCGCCCGGTCCGCCAGCAGCACCAAGATGTACCGGCTGGCCCTGCTCGGCTCCGGTCGAGCCGAGCTGCAGGCGGTCAACGGCAGCAACATCACCGCGATCGGCTCCGCGTCGCTGGGCATCGGCACCGGCACCTGGTACACGCTGCGCATCGAGGCCAGCGGCAGCACCATCCGCGGCTTCGTCAACGGAACGCAGATCGCCTCCGGCAGCAACAGCCTGGCCGGTGCGGGCCGAATCGGTCTGGTCACCGCGTACGCCAGCGGCGGCTTCGACGACGTGACTGTCGACTCGTCCGGTGGCGGCACCCCGACCACGCCGCCGCCGACCACCACGTCGCCGAGCACCCCGCGGCCCACCACCCCGGGCCCGACCACCTCGCCGCCTGCCGGCTGGCCGACGCCGACCAGCAGCCAGAAGGTCGACGCCACCATCGCGGTCTCCGGCACGTTCGACGGTGGACTCAAGCGCTACTACGGCATCGGTGACGGCGGGCAGAGCGAGAGCCAGGACCCGATGTTCGAGCTGGCCGCCGGCGCCACCCTGCGCAACGTGATCATCGGGGCCCCGGCCGGTGACGGCGTGCACTGCGAGGGCAACTGCACCCTGATCAACGTGTGGTGGGAGGACGTGGGCGAGGACGCGGCCACCTTCCGGGGCGGCAGCACCTACACCGTCGACGGCGGCGGCGCCCGCTCCGCCAGCGACAAGGTCTTCCAACACAATGGCTCGGGCACCGTCTACATCAAGAACTTCCGGGTGGAAAATGCCGGGAAGCTCTACCGCGCCTGCGGCAACTGCTCGACGTCGTACCAGCGGCATGTGGTGATCGACAACGTGATCGTCCGGAACACCGACGCGATCGCCGGTATCAACACCAACTGGGGCGACACCGCGCGGTTCAGCCGGATCACCATCGTCGGCGACCCGGATCGCGAGACGTCGATCTGCGTCAAGTACCGGGGTGTGCCGAAGGGCGACGAGCCGACCGAGATCGGCGAGGGCGCCGACGGCGTCAACTGCTTCTACTCACCCTCCGACATCACCTACCAGTAG
- a CDS encoding DNA polymerase ligase N-terminal domain-containing protein — protein MTDRLEEYRRRRDAARTPEPVPERSPAAAAPDGDTARFVIQQHHARSLHWDLRLEHEGVLASWAVPRGLPRDPGRNHLAVHTEDHPMEYLDFSGEIPAGEYGGGRMVIHDRGTYRCEKWRDDEVIVTLAGDRTAGRYALFATGGRDWMVRRTDPAPPGWTPMPDLVRPMHATSAAGLPRDRASWGYELRWDGVRAMAYVSGGRLRLLSETDEEITGGYPWLRAMAEALAPTEAVFDGVLVRIDGAGRVRPIRPTGGSRVPQGAQYLVVDLLWLEGVSSADVPYAQRRELLDGLALAGPHWQTPPWFPGAGDEALRAGREQGLPGVIAKRLDSAYEPGRRSRRWQSIDAV, from the coding sequence GTGACCGACCGGCTGGAGGAGTACCGGCGACGACGGGACGCGGCCCGCACGCCTGAGCCGGTGCCCGAACGGAGCCCTGCGGCCGCCGCCCCCGACGGCGACACCGCCCGCTTCGTCATCCAGCAGCACCACGCCCGCAGCCTGCACTGGGATCTGCGCCTGGAGCACGAGGGCGTGCTGGCCTCCTGGGCGGTGCCGCGTGGCCTACCCCGCGACCCGGGTCGCAACCACCTCGCCGTACACACCGAGGACCACCCCATGGAATACCTCGACTTCTCCGGCGAGATCCCCGCCGGTGAGTACGGCGGCGGCCGGATGGTGATCCACGACCGGGGCACCTACCGGTGCGAGAAGTGGCGGGACGACGAGGTGATCGTGACGCTCGCCGGTGACCGGACGGCCGGTCGCTACGCCCTGTTCGCCACCGGAGGGCGGGACTGGATGGTCCGGCGCACCGACCCGGCGCCGCCGGGCTGGACGCCGATGCCCGACCTGGTCCGCCCGATGCACGCCACGTCCGCCGCCGGGCTCCCCCGCGACCGTGCCTCCTGGGGGTACGAGCTGCGGTGGGACGGGGTACGGGCGATGGCGTACGTCTCCGGCGGCCGGCTACGGCTGCTCTCCGAGACCGACGAGGAGATCACCGGCGGCTACCCGTGGCTGCGTGCGATGGCCGAGGCGCTCGCGCCCACCGAGGCCGTGTTCGACGGTGTGCTCGTTCGGATCGACGGTGCCGGCCGGGTGCGCCCGATCCGACCGACCGGCGGCAGTCGAGTCCCACAGGGCGCCCAGTACCTGGTCGTCGACCTGCTCTGGCTCGAGGGCGTGAGCAGCGCCGACGTGCCGTACGCGCAACGCCGGGAGCTGCTCGATGGGCTGGCCTTGGCCGGTCCGCACTGGCAGACTCCGCCGTGGTTCCCGGGCGCGGGCGACGAGGCCCTGCGCGCCGGCCGGGAGCAGGGCCTGCCGGGCGTGATCGCCAAACGGCTGGACTCGGCGTACGAGCCGGGGCGGCGCAGCCGACGCTGGCAGAGCATCGACGCGGTCTGA
- a CDS encoding aldo/keto reductase — MDLTDQPTALLPGEVRMPLLGFGTWQATGQAGYEAVLAALDTGYRHLDTATVYGNEREVGRAVQESGLRREDVFITTKLPPDRVGRERATLEASLEALGVDQVDLWLIHWTPSSPADSIPLWRELLAARDENLVRAVGVSNYSTAQIDELIQSTEENPAVNQIQWSPALYDRQRHAEHRDRGVVLEGYSPFKTSDLSDPVLTRIAAAHGVSPAQVVLRWHIDHEIVVIPKSVTPERITANFDVFHFSLTAEEMRDIDALGEV; from the coding sequence ATGGACCTCACCGACCAGCCCACCGCCCTGCTTCCCGGGGAAGTGCGGATGCCCCTACTCGGCTTCGGCACCTGGCAGGCCACCGGCCAGGCCGGTTACGAGGCGGTGCTGGCCGCGCTCGACACCGGCTACCGGCACCTCGACACCGCCACCGTGTACGGCAACGAGCGGGAGGTCGGCCGGGCGGTGCAGGAGAGCGGGCTGCGCCGGGAGGACGTCTTCATCACCACCAAGCTCCCGCCGGACCGGGTGGGCCGGGAGCGCGCGACGTTGGAGGCCAGCCTGGAGGCGCTCGGCGTCGACCAGGTGGACCTGTGGTTGATCCACTGGACGCCGTCGTCGCCGGCGGACAGCATCCCGCTCTGGCGCGAGCTGCTGGCCGCCCGGGACGAGAACCTCGTCCGGGCGGTCGGCGTCAGCAACTACAGCACCGCGCAGATCGACGAGCTGATCCAGTCGACCGAGGAGAACCCGGCGGTAAACCAGATCCAGTGGAGTCCTGCGCTGTACGACCGGCAGCGGCACGCCGAGCACCGGGACCGAGGCGTGGTGCTGGAGGGTTACAGCCCCTTCAAGACCAGTGACCTCAGCGATCCGGTGCTGACCAGGATCGCCGCCGCGCACGGCGTCTCCCCGGCGCAGGTGGTGCTGCGGTGGCACATCGACCACGAGATCGTGGTGATCCCGAAGTCGGTGACCCCGGAGCGGATCACCGCCAACTTCGACGTCTTCCACTTCTCGTTGACGGCGGAGGAGATGCGCGACATCGACGCGCTCGGCGAGGTCTGA
- a CDS encoding sulfotransferase domain-containing protein encodes MPTPAHRYRSDDEDSGRWAGFPFRDGDIVISTRSKSGTTWMQMICALLVLGTPELPAPLTVLSPWLDWLAEPRDAVFDRLAAQPHRRFIKTHTPLDGVPLDPRVHYVVVARHPLDMAVSLYHQAGNLDRVRLAELTGQPAPAEPPRARQPVEQWLPNWVRQEADPRAELDSLPGVMLHLSDAWARRHEPNVELVHYDDLLADLGGEMRRLADRWGIAVPPERWPDLVEAATFGQMRERADRLAPDTLGVLRDRQVFFRQGGSGQGRSLLDSSAQAHYRERTAALAPPDLLRWLHR; translated from the coding sequence ATGCCCACGCCAGCTCACCGTTACCGATCCGACGACGAGGACAGCGGCCGCTGGGCCGGTTTCCCGTTCCGCGACGGCGACATCGTGATCAGCACCCGGTCCAAGAGCGGCACCACCTGGATGCAGATGATCTGCGCGCTCCTGGTGCTGGGCACCCCGGAGTTGCCGGCGCCGCTGACCGTGCTGTCGCCGTGGCTGGACTGGTTGGCCGAGCCGCGGGACGCGGTGTTCGACCGGCTGGCCGCGCAACCGCACCGGCGGTTCATCAAGACGCACACCCCGCTGGACGGCGTGCCGCTCGATCCCCGGGTGCACTACGTGGTGGTGGCCCGGCACCCGCTGGACATGGCGGTCTCCCTCTATCACCAGGCCGGCAACCTGGACCGGGTGCGCCTCGCCGAGCTGACCGGCCAGCCCGCCCCGGCCGAGCCGCCCCGGGCACGCCAACCGGTGGAGCAGTGGCTGCCGAACTGGGTGCGCCAGGAAGCTGACCCCCGCGCCGAGCTGGATTCGCTGCCCGGGGTGATGTTGCACCTGAGTGACGCCTGGGCCCGCCGGCACGAGCCGAACGTCGAGCTGGTGCATTACGACGACCTGCTGGCCGACCTGGGCGGGGAGATGCGCCGGCTCGCCGACCGGTGGGGCATCGCGGTCCCGCCCGAGCGCTGGCCCGACCTGGTCGAGGCGGCCACCTTCGGGCAGATGCGGGAGCGCGCCGACCGGCTCGCCCCAGACACGCTCGGCGTGCTGCGCGACCGGCAGGTTTTCTTCCGCCAGGGTGGCTCGGGGCAGGGCCGTAGCCTGCTGGACTCCTCCGCGCAGGCCCACTACCGGGAGCGGACGGCGGCGTTGGCCCCGCCCGACCTGCTCCGCTGGCTGCACCGCTAG
- a CDS encoding threonine synthase → MYLTHLDCPRCGRESAADTLQNLCECGSPLLARYDLPAVAKAVTPERFGLRPADLWRYRELLPVGDPRHVTTLGEGWTPLLRTPNYGAEIGIADLMVKDEGLIPTGSFKARGAAVGVSRARELGVQQIAMPTNGNAGSAWATYAARAGMGATIVMPLDAPSICRRECVAAGADLRLIDGLISDAGRRVAELIAESDGAIFDAGTLREPYRLEGKKTMGYEIVEQLGWQAPDVIIYPTGGGVGLIGIHKALHELRELGWIGDKLPRLVAVQSTGCAPIVRAFAAGEDRAQPWADAQTVAFGITVPAPLGDELILTALRESSGTAVAVDDADILADLRDFATREGLLLCPEGAACLTAARQLRAGGWIRADERVVVLNTGAGLKYPDTVDVSGVPVLV, encoded by the coding sequence GTGTACCTGACCCACCTGGACTGCCCGCGCTGCGGACGGGAATCCGCGGCCGACACATTGCAGAACCTCTGCGAGTGCGGCTCACCGCTGCTGGCCCGCTATGACCTGCCGGCAGTGGCGAAGGCAGTCACCCCGGAACGATTCGGACTGCGCCCGGCCGACCTGTGGCGCTACCGGGAGCTGCTGCCGGTCGGCGACCCACGGCACGTCACGACGCTCGGCGAGGGCTGGACGCCGCTGCTGCGCACCCCGAACTACGGCGCCGAGATCGGCATCGCGGACCTGATGGTCAAGGACGAGGGGTTGATCCCGACCGGCTCGTTCAAGGCGCGCGGCGCGGCGGTCGGTGTGAGCCGAGCCCGTGAGCTGGGCGTCCAGCAAATCGCGATGCCCACCAACGGCAACGCCGGATCGGCCTGGGCGACGTACGCCGCACGGGCCGGGATGGGTGCGACCATCGTCATGCCGCTGGACGCGCCGAGCATCTGCCGGCGCGAGTGCGTCGCCGCCGGGGCCGACCTGCGTCTGATCGACGGGCTGATCAGCGACGCCGGCCGCCGGGTGGCCGAGCTGATCGCGGAGTCGGACGGGGCGATCTTCGACGCCGGCACGCTGCGCGAGCCCTACCGGCTGGAGGGCAAGAAGACGATGGGGTACGAGATCGTCGAGCAGCTCGGCTGGCAGGCGCCCGACGTGATCATCTATCCGACGGGTGGCGGTGTCGGCCTGATCGGCATCCACAAGGCGTTGCACGAGCTACGCGAGTTGGGCTGGATCGGCGACAAACTGCCCCGGCTGGTGGCGGTGCAGTCGACCGGGTGCGCGCCGATCGTGCGGGCGTTCGCCGCCGGCGAGGACCGGGCGCAGCCGTGGGCGGACGCGCAGACGGTGGCGTTCGGAATCACGGTGCCGGCGCCGCTGGGCGACGAGCTGATCCTGACGGCGCTGCGGGAGTCGTCCGGCACGGCTGTCGCCGTCGACGACGCGGACATCCTGGCGGACCTTCGGGACTTCGCCACCCGGGAGGGGCTGCTGCTCTGCCCGGAGGGGGCGGCCTGCCTGACCGCGGCACGGCAACTGCGCGCTGGCGGATGGATCCGGGCCGACGAGCGGGTGGTGGTGCTCAACACCGGCGCTGGGCTGAAGTATCCGGACACGGTCGACGTTTCTGGCGTACCCGTGCTGGTTTGA
- a CDS encoding glycoside hydrolase family 15 protein: protein MEQQQPPISDYGFLSDSRSGALVGKDGSVDWWCPHRFDGSSVFARLLDPRAGHFRLAPVGVGGPGFRVERAYLPDSLVLRTVHHTPHGSVAVVDALAAEVGARAHELGKNSPAVLIRVVQGISGRVRMALDFAPRPEYGLLTPYLHEQPDGGVLAGAGPVVLVLRAGGLHLRAGIDRVTHEFEVSAGQVIGMDLAFGEAYGDPPARVDPLTTLAETTQAWQAFRETHGYSGRYPELVKHSSTVLTGLTYARSGAVAAALTSSLPEQIGGDRNYDYRYSWLRDFSLTMRALWVAACPDETSRLFAWATRSIGRFGDEPVPVLFGLEGERDISEHHCSHLRGYRDSRPVRVGNDAWRQRQLDVPGEVMSAVWRLRDYLGATFDGELCEMVLGLTEQVASTWQMPDRGIWETRDEERHYVSSKVSCWLTMDRAVGLADRLGDRADPRRWARVRDEIRDTVLREGWNDRIGAFTGAFGSAELDASVLALPVTHFLPATDPRMRSTIAMVERELGTEDGLLRRWTTDPAGFLLCSFWLVECLVMTGEQQRAEALFERVVGYSNDVGLFSEQIDLSTGMQLGNTPQALSHIGLINAAWRITRPDSY from the coding sequence GTGGAACAGCAGCAGCCGCCGATCTCCGACTACGGGTTCCTCTCGGACTCCCGTTCGGGGGCGTTGGTCGGCAAGGACGGCTCGGTCGACTGGTGGTGCCCGCACCGGTTCGACGGGTCGTCCGTGTTCGCGCGGCTGCTCGACCCGAGGGCTGGTCACTTCCGGCTGGCGCCGGTCGGTGTCGGCGGCCCGGGGTTCCGGGTGGAGCGCGCGTACCTGCCGGACTCGTTGGTACTGCGGACGGTGCACCACACTCCGCACGGCAGCGTGGCGGTCGTCGACGCCCTGGCCGCCGAGGTTGGCGCCCGCGCCCACGAGCTGGGTAAGAACTCGCCCGCCGTGCTGATCCGGGTGGTGCAGGGGATTTCGGGCCGGGTGCGGATGGCGCTGGACTTCGCGCCCCGCCCGGAGTACGGCCTGCTCACGCCGTACCTGCACGAGCAGCCGGACGGCGGGGTGCTGGCCGGCGCCGGCCCCGTGGTGCTGGTGTTGCGGGCCGGGGGTCTGCACCTGCGAGCGGGCATCGACCGGGTGACCCACGAGTTCGAGGTCTCGGCCGGTCAGGTGATCGGGATGGACCTGGCCTTCGGCGAGGCGTACGGCGATCCGCCGGCCCGGGTCGACCCGCTGACCACCCTCGCCGAGACCACACAGGCGTGGCAGGCGTTCCGGGAGACGCACGGGTATTCCGGCCGCTACCCCGAACTCGTCAAACACAGCTCGACGGTCCTGACCGGCCTGACGTACGCGCGCAGTGGCGCGGTCGCCGCCGCGCTGACATCCTCGCTGCCGGAGCAGATCGGCGGTGACCGGAACTACGACTACCGCTACTCCTGGCTGCGGGACTTCTCGTTGACGATGCGGGCGCTCTGGGTGGCGGCCTGCCCCGACGAGACGTCCCGGCTGTTCGCCTGGGCGACCCGCTCGATCGGCCGGTTCGGCGACGAGCCCGTCCCGGTGCTCTTCGGGCTGGAGGGCGAGCGCGACATCTCCGAGCACCACTGCTCCCACCTGCGCGGATATCGCGACAGCAGGCCCGTGCGGGTCGGCAACGACGCCTGGCGGCAGCGGCAGCTCGACGTGCCGGGTGAGGTGATGTCCGCGGTGTGGCGCCTGCGCGACTACCTCGGCGCGACGTTCGATGGCGAGTTGTGCGAGATGGTGCTCGGCCTGACCGAGCAGGTGGCCTCGACGTGGCAGATGCCGGACCGGGGCATCTGGGAGACCCGGGACGAGGAGCGCCACTACGTCTCGTCCAAGGTGTCCTGCTGGCTCACCATGGACCGGGCCGTGGGGCTCGCCGACCGGCTCGGTGATCGGGCCGACCCCCGTCGCTGGGCCCGGGTGCGCGACGAGATCCGCGACACCGTGCTGCGTGAGGGGTGGAACGACCGGATCGGGGCGTTCACCGGCGCGTTCGGATCGGCCGAGTTGGACGCCTCGGTGCTCGCCCTGCCGGTCACGCACTTCCTGCCGGCCACCGACCCGCGGATGCGCTCGACGATCGCGATGGTCGAGCGCGAGCTGGGCACCGAGGACGGACTGCTGCGGCGCTGGACGACCGACCCGGCGGGATTCCTGCTGTGCTCGTTCTGGCTGGTGGAGTGCCTGGTGATGACGGGTGAGCAGCAGCGGGCCGAAGCGCTCTTCGAGCGGGTCGTCGGGTACTCCAACGACGTGGGACTGTTCAGCGAGCAGATCGACCTGTCCACCGGGATGCAGCTCGGCAACACCCCGCAGGCGCTCTCCCACATCGGGCTGATCAACGCGGCCTGGCGGATCACCCGGCCGGACAGCTACTGA
- a CDS encoding cupin domain-containing protein: MEHFTIATVAEKSPDFRRVLWTGEHTQLVIMTIPADGEIGEEVHEDIDQILTFVSGVGEARVAGAKRKVVAGDLVVVPAGTKHNFVNTGPNPLVLYTVYGPPEHADKAVHKTKEEADAAEAAGKDEPPTA, encoded by the coding sequence ATGGAACATTTCACGATCGCGACCGTTGCCGAGAAGAGTCCGGATTTCCGGCGGGTGCTGTGGACCGGTGAGCACACCCAGTTGGTCATCATGACCATCCCCGCCGATGGGGAGATCGGTGAGGAGGTGCATGAGGACATCGACCAGATCCTGACCTTCGTCAGCGGCGTCGGCGAGGCACGGGTTGCCGGTGCGAAGCGGAAGGTCGTCGCGGGCGACCTGGTCGTGGTGCCGGCCGGCACCAAGCACAACTTCGTCAACACCGGCCCCAACCCGCTGGTGCTGTACACCGTCTACGGGCCGCCGGAGCACGCCGACAAGGCCGTACACAAGACCAAGGAAGAGGCCGACGCGGCCGAGGCGGCGGGCAAGGACGAGCCACCGACCGCGTGA